Part of the Nicotiana sylvestris chromosome 2, ASM39365v2, whole genome shotgun sequence genome, cccgaatttaagaaggtaagattattaaaatgcacgcctgaagcaattatcgtattattatttctgggtaaggccgtggaattttgctaaacggctcatcccgaagtctaagtaattttaattaaacatttatcgagggccccgcaatttgtgcgttttatttggcgaggctcatctcatttatttttatcaggataatcctaaagtgcctacattttctattaaaattgtctctacaaaaatgaaagagaaaaggtcttaatttatttacatgcttgagttgttatagttgagtttcgaatatgattcgtaaattctGAAAAATGATACAAGCAAAGCAGTTCGTTGCCAATACGGGCACAGGCTCACGTATTACTACCTAAttatattatactaggcatgttctcagtttgtcaaaaataaaaaaaacttggcaatctaattttaatcctaaaacaattacatgctggaattaaccaatattatttaactaaacaattttcttacaagttctgaaatggtctattcgtttgatttttaacttagacggagttactacaccatttatttatttacttggcaatctaattttaatctaaaacaattacatgctggaattaaccaatattatttaactaaacaattttcttacaagttccgaaatggtctattcgtttgatttttaacttagacggagttactacaccatttatttatttacttgacaatctaattttaatcctaaaacaattacatgctggaattaaccaatattatttaactaaacaattttcttacaagttccgaaatggtctagtcgtttgatttttaacttagacggagttactacaccatttatttatttttaagcaatatatagatagttcatccgttaagctatcattggatgttccactatatatacattaaatagctacatgattccaatttttgtaagctaaataatttataaatacaaataaaattaagaatataattcaaaataaatttagaacttcaattcttcattttttcgtattcatgcttcctgtttcagtttacaataatcagcgtgtcaattgtgtacctgatattggaagcaaaagaaaagtgagagatcagcagaaattcagtagcatacaacaacagcaatcccagcaactagtaacaaccagcgacgagaaacttagtgacagattttaaaatcaagacaaaatccggaaacaacaacaaccaacggacagaagcaaagggaaacttttttcagatttttgaaagactagttagtgtttaacccttaatttctcaatccgtatctcagaatatttggactatatatcaggtgtatattcttcttcttttgaatttccagaatgtttttctttttgtttttctaaagtcttagtatttttttttcggaattttttttctcttaaattttttctctctctccaaaatctgattcaagacctctctatatatcccccaacccataaatcttttaatcaattaaaatcaacccattttctctaccaaacacattatcttccactcatccccattacattaaataaatatatcacaccaccccattatattttgtcccccatgcctaacataaataaatgcaagattcccccactaaattttatcttgtcccccctttatattaaacaactatatcacaacctaccccatttcattttgtcccccatgcttcatataaacaattacaaaatgtataattcctaaactacccctccgaccctattacaaattactattttacccccgaaagtactatgaattaccaaactacccatcagctataacacatcaattaatcaaacttaaccaaaatatagacaatatgattaatttctaacaatgttcaaacaacaaatttcatgaacatgatttcttcaacatttcaacaacaaatcacatgaacatgatttcaatccacaaatcatatgaacacaaattgaacaaccaagaacaactaaaatttgattgaacaacatttttagcaacaacaaacctattttcggatttaaacaacaacaacaatcaaacaagtatatttagatttctaaattcaataatattgaactcaaaatcaaccataacaacattacaaccaacaattcctatatcaaacttaaacaagattatgagacaaattcaagagataatcataaatgataaacaaaaaatcaaactatacaaatttcggattcaagatcaacaaacataatatgaacatgaattaaatctaaaaataaaaacgacggattcaaatgattaaaaccaacatacttcccttattacaactaaattcttttaggcaaatgacaaaacaaaacctaagaagaaacaattatgaatttaaacttgaacttaacaatattaacaatttccggaaaatacataaaatacattaaacaaattgaagaaacaattaattaaacttcaatttgtatctaactaatattaaactaacaaatattcacttaaacaataatacaaacatgaaataaacatgaaaacaattaattaatctttcatttgaaatctgaaaaattaatttaacaaacaacacatgaacatgaactaaagattaattcaaacgataaacaaaacaaacatttaccgattttagattcgaaaatatcaaaacaaaatacggacaaaataaaactcaaaaaaaactactaaccggatcgaaacgatgaacaacgaccaaacaaacaacgaacttgacgagcctcgaccaaagctcaaaCCAACGATGGCGAACACGAGCAGACGACGACGAACATGTACCTACGAAGCAATATCGGCGGTTGACAACTGAAAACCACGCCGAAGCTAAACCGGCAGTTGGCGCGGCAGAAGTGAAGCAGTAAAAGCATCCGTGGACGACGAGGTTTCAGTACAAACCCATATGAGAGGTCGACGGACAGCGGAGACGCGACAGCTAGGGACGGGGCTTCAAACTGGATGATGAGCTTGGCCAATGGAAACAACGGAGACGCGACAGAACTGGGTCGTGACGATGACGGGAAGGCAGCTGGAGGCGACGGGTTCTTGTTCGTTTTCTGGGTTTTTGCCGGAGAAGAACGTGACGCAGCAGCAGCATCAACAGCTGCTACTCGACAGGGGGGGTCCGATGGTTCGAGCATTGGGGTGCGAGGGTTCGACtggacagtgacgacgagggggaAGCTGGTGGTTGACGAAGGCAATGGCGGACTGCTTGGTGgagctgggcagccatggatgtcgagctcaagctcgagcttgacgaaggacgaagaagatgaagtgacgacgcagaGACAGCTACGCGGACAACAGTAGCTATGGTTCTTGGGGTCGTTTGTTCATGACGAACTGTTCGTTGATGGTGTTTGGACGAGAGGGGGAGGGGtcaagggcagccatggttgtgctttggagttttgaggaagaagaaggagaatagggggggcggatgctttaggcatttttagggttttcttacttttgtttttgttttattttgtttgtacaataataggggtgttgggttatggactgggtcgacccagttcgaaatggactgggtcatagggaaggttgggccattttttgggcctgtggcttgaaatcgaagaagaggcccaattcctactttctttatattttcgctctcttttcttcttttatttttctaaaactaaattataaaaatacttaaactattattaagaactaaattaagttataaaagcgcaaattaactcccaatatcaattaacgcacaattaaataataattaagcataaaattgtatatttggacattaaatgctaaaaatgcaaacgatgcctattttttgtaatttttttaatttttgtaaaacacatctaattactaacaattgtagaattaaatcctatatgcaaaatgcgacatatttttgtatttttattaatttagaaaataaacacgcacagacaaatacaaataattattcaaaatatcacaaaattgcacgccaaagaaaaatcattttatttttgaatttttgggagtaattctcatatagggcaaaaatcacgtgcttacaccactAAGGAGATAATCAAAATCTGATTTTACAAGTAATCCTACGAGCACAACGGCATGGAGGTATGTAAGTAAGGATGtttgtaggcgagtaagaatatcaaaaaatTCCTTCAAGTATACAGTATAACaagatcacaactttacaagatccaaaaggtctcctaagtactaccacgaaagactagctgaggaaataaggaagaaggtttccacctaagcatagtgacctaaaaaggaaatgatctttgatcttgtaacaacagtctcactataatattgcatgcactccataagaaagtggcacctatcatggctaatgaacagaaaaaaaggaaaaaaaacatcaaAGGTGATACTTGAGAGCATACGAGTTACAGGGAATTCCAGTGTTCGCGGGCACTATGATAAGCCAAGTATCCATGTAGCAAGTGGCAGaatgaccagaaaaagtaattatTTACATTTAAAGACAGCTGAGAATGTGCAAAAGGGAATCtaaggtgctagcaagttaaaggaaggttctgAGTAGAATAAATatatatgtgtaggtcgcaagaaAAAGTATAGTAGAGTGAAAAGATTATGGGTAGATGTGAGTAAGGATGAGAAAAGGTAAAATTATAAAAGGATGATATATAGGCATTcatttgagtaatgattcaaagagaagAGATTTCATAGATGGCACGGgactaggatacccccataagatgaatcacattgggatgctatgaaatacgattattgaagtatagtattgtccctaggtggattaggaaaaccacttcaaatattccccgatgagacgtgggacttgtggcaatgtattacgtaagaggtttcaagttatcagtggtggattatagattaacattaaggtaaaccaataatagatggataaagattccaaagtatgagaggagattatgatgtcattctttagatgaacagtaataaggattatacatataggataagcggtgagagagtaacctggagttgggtggcAGACCTCGATAATAGTaaaccgaagtaagagttattgtataatatgacctacctagttgtattaaatacataagcatagataactgaggctatgaaacaagatatagcaaaagtcgtaagtttaacaaagtaccgagtgaagaACTTCAATATACCCTTAGATGCCCAGACGGACAACATATCAAGCTTTGTATGTGTTTAAAACATGCTACCAAGAGATTGGATAAAAGCTAGAGTAAAAAAAGAGTctcataggcgcacatacaaggaaaaagtcgtacaggctgcatgacaaaaaagagcaacagttacgagattggaaggggttcgaccacaagtcgtggtatgagaaggaggactaaagggggaataccctagactttggatttattcaaagaatagttGCCTACATGGCTAGAAGAGTATTAAAGTGTTCaaaagagctatgggttatgaaaaTTATAAGTGGATCAgtcaatattcgaggacgaatgttccaaaggggtgaatgatgttacaccccatgttttcgtatgttagagtatccgtaagtcaattgatgtaagctcagaaatgagatcaactttgaaagtatgTAAAGTAATCTAAtccttttataatggaggttacaaatctttatgatcatgaataacgagtaccaaaagggttggaaagcttaggcgctaaatgaattaaagaaaataactttcgtcgaatgtcgacaagtttggaatgttataacctacACTTTTGGGGTTAGAAAAGGGTGGTTaacatgatgatgaggttatgttatgagttagtttAGTCGTATTATAGTCGTGTgatatgtttttaagtcaagcaagttgtggaacaaaaattggaaaaggtcatcacaagttacattcaagaatgagttgaaacttaggttaaatgtaACTGAGCTTTTCTCCAAACATACTTTGAATCAAGGGATGATCTACATATTAAATTGaagatatatgagtctagttttcaactcattaaaccgtttatcaatatgatctcggagtatagagatattcacattttcacgagaccgcgcagctagtaggtgacaagtaggtgcatcacctacttgccaaaaagagaggcctcaactaagtcggtcaagaggggaATTTTAAGGTATTATAAACTCATTTATTTCACCTATCTTTCagaccaagaaaacctaattgaacccctgcaactcctccccaaaaatcccatacaaaccctagggtattccgggtgttacgacgcgattctagtgctgaaaagtccggacagcttgctagtttctctttctccttcttgtagccgtgttgaggaacttatttttgatgaaaaaggaccaggtttcgtgggttatactcagtacaaggtaagtttatgcttctccttccattatctatgcgtttgcgagttgtaactcgatcgtaaagaatagacctagctagtttcgaaagaatggtatgttgtttgttcttgtgtaatggttggctggttgtaaacttatttttaagttgaattcatggctggtttattggataagaggtataatgatgtacttttggttgtatttcccaatttgaaagaaaagacaagtcgaaacgtgtttaagtaaactgaaaaattatttttgagttgatgaacttgtgggaatatttttgggctgtttcgtgttggtattgggttgtatattttactaatatttttatggagttgagagaatgaaggttgtggagaaacaccacataatgacaaggttgtttgttggtcgttcgaTGTAACATTTTTGGGTTGGTTGTCActattatggttgttgtgttgtgtatgaagtgataggagtatgttgggctgtttgtgattgttttaaCAAGTgtaaagtcatatatataggggaggttctatccgtttcattgtaaaataggttgtggtcgatacataatagttacgacgcttaaacgataacgagagtgtcatttctcttattgtagactaaggagccgtgaaattgcatagcttgaggttgggaagaatatacaaggtatgttaaggcacttacttctttcttttggcatgatctaaagtgacatgaacataaacggtacgctaattcataacggatctactcctagaaactaaggttgtccatgttgttctttccttataaagttattctaaacaagtgtgtatgatccttaaatcccactaaggttcatattgatggtagggatgtccataatgttaatcgaaggtgcaatgaccttacatcactccgaaagggttagaacgtgattccatgagtcgagcatgcattatatatatgtatctattttactctaccgagccgcgctatagtcgacCGGGTGTagaacctattgtgcaaccactgatcagttgggtttaccgagctccacgtggccgggtacgattctaccgagctatgatggccgggtacgtttttaccgagtcctctttgaggccgggtacgatatgatgatgatgatgcccacagaggcgaatgtttttaaaaagttcatgtatatatatgtattatgcatttcatgtcagtagcccccagaggcacttagatgttacaggttgtatctcctctatctatctttacattactattcttgtttatgctttcctgccttacatactcggtactttattcgtactgacatcccttttgcctggggatgttgtgtgtcatgcccgcaggtcccgattgataggttgacagtcctcctagtaggctatcagctcagcgaaggtgttggtgcactccacttgctccggagttgcctagttggtcagtatgctttggatatatattgattggtatggcggggccctgtcccgatctttatgattttatgtactcttagaggcatgtagacagatgtcaggtgtagggacacttgtatggccttgtcggcctatgttttgagtttacaaatggtcatgtcggccttataggcccgtatgtcacatatataagtttgtatatcattttgggtcttcatatgttgagtattcccttatgttttattcttgttatctcatgaccggttttctggctcatttactcatgatagtatgataagaaagatatgttacgttggtactcggttcagtaaagcaccgggtgcccgtcgtggccctctgattcgggtcgtgacactttgTCAAAGTTATTATTGAACTGATCTTGCTTTAGGAGAGGGCAATCCTTGATGAAGTGTCCTGGCTTTTCACATTTATGATAGAGGTCATAATTTCTTAGCTTTCTAGAACTTCCCCTTTTTGGAATGCCTTCATTCCTGCGAACCATCTTCTGCAATCTTCTTGTCAAGTAGGCCATGTCCCCGTTTTCACCACTTGAGTCATTGTTGTTCATCTTGAGGACCAGGTTCTTCTCCCTcttgggctctcttctttcattgtccttcttcttcttcatttcatagGTTTTCAAGTTTTCAACAAGTTCATCCATGGTCAATGTCTACAAGTCCTTAGCCTCTATAATGACGTTAACTTTGCTTTCCCAGGAACTGGGCAGTACACTAAGGATTTTTCTGACAAGATTGTTTCTTGGAATAATTTCACCAAGAGAGTGAAGCTCATTGATAATGGAGGTGAATCGAGTATGCATATCTTGGATGGATTCATCATCTTTTATTTTGAGGAGCTCATATTCTGTTGTGAGCATATCAATCTTGGATTGCTTCACCTGTGTTGTTCCCTCGTGGGTTGTTTGAAGAGCCTCCCAGATATCTTTTACTGATTGACATGCTgatattttgttatattcatcAGGACCAATGCTACACATAAGAATTTTCTTTGCATAAAAATTCTGTTCTATGGCCTTTCTATCAATGTCATTGAATTCCTTCTTCATCTTGGGAATGGCTACAACTGGGTCGCCAAGGTTGTTTGTAGGGACAAAGGGTCTGTCATATATGACATTCCATAACTTAGAATCATCAGCCATGATGAAGTCGTGCATCCTAGTTTTCCACCAACCATAGTATTGACCGTTGAACCTTAGAGGTTTGTAAGTAGACTGGCCTTCTTCGAAGTTTGGAGGAGAGgccatgaggatcctttctaTGTGTTAATCTGATAGAAAGAACCCGCTCTTATACCAGTTGATAAaatataagggtccaccaaactctatagagaacTAGGTTCTCTATCAAGTTCAACAATACACATACACAGAGCAGTAAATAAATGACAAAAGGAATTTTACGTAGAAAATTCAtagctcaacgggattaaaaaccacgacctacccatGTAGGATTTTAGCTTCATTactgagcaacttttagattacaaccaatgcaacctaggaattaacctcttaatccctcactaacttgtaaaacacttattacaagccactttgtaataactttattacaaagactttacaacatgactaactctagccaagactcaaacacACAGGTTTAAGGTTTACAAAAGGGTTCCTATAGAATTCTTCTAAAAAAGCTAAGTAGGAAATACAAATGAAGAACttttacaaagttacaactcaattaAGGACATAAAATGACTTGATatgggaactggtccgtagttgctTTGTTCTTTATTCTTGAAGCACTTGAAACTTTCTTGCTAGATAGTCACGTGAGTAAGCTTGAGTAAAATCTTTAAGTATTCAAGTGAATGTGTTTTTCCTCCCTTGATGTTAATAATACATGTATGACCTCAcatacaatgatgtaagcaaggtaggtaaaaagccttccatAGAAAGTTGACTGCTACATTGTTCTTGTACAGTAGCGTGTGCATGCAGAAACTTTCCAACTGGCGAGTTGACTTcgtacagtctcctcgggaactggtagggacatgTTCCCTCAGTTGTTGCttccactctgaagagttgaatcATATCTCATGCTAGATCCCAACCTGGAACCTTGTGATCTTAaagtcttgtaaatgtgtaactggttccttatctggttctagATAGTAAGTTTgatagatcatcaaaatataaagtaaagtacttatgaCCAAAgtgtttgttagatcatcaaaacacaaagtaaagtacttatgaCCAGGTACTTATAACCTATCAGTTATCaatattattctataagcaaAATAGGCATTTAGAAATGaatcaaatctttttatttgattgagcATATCAATTAAACTATTATCTTCTATTTGTACTATTTTTCTACACacttttaattcagaaaataaatctaaaccatcaaCATTAGATTGATTATTATGCTTCCAAGAACATTCAAGGCAATTTTGTTTTTCTAAATTCCCATCATCTAACAATCTCAGTTATTTACCGCTAAATAGAGAACTAAATTATTTTCATATCTACTCTAAAAgactcttcgaaagattttgagatttcattatcaacATTCTCATCAAATTGTTTCTTCCTATAAATCATACGTTTCTTATGAATTTCGAGTTTGATATTCATTTCAAATACAATTTCCTTGGCAAAAATCATAGCAGTTGCAAATTCTTCTTCACAtatttattaaaaagaaaaaaaaataaaacattttcactTCACATAACTTTTTTAAAACATTTATATATAACATattaggtgtaacaaaaaatGGGGCCTCCACAAATATGGGGCCTAAAGCAATTGCTTTACCTTCTTTAGGGAAAGTCCGCCCATGGGTTCGAGTCATGTGCTGGTCACGTGTGTATGAGTCTATAAAGGCAACTCTCTTGTACTTATTCAAGCTAATGAGAAAAACTTCTTTCTCCTCATTCTTATCGACTACTTCTATAAAATTCTTCCATGCATGAGCTCTAGGTCACAACACCATTGTCGTTGTATATCAACACTAAATTTGTCCTTAATTTTGACACGGTATTAGAGCAACAATCATGCGGAATCTTCACTGGCGCAAAGTTCCGGTGAAATCGAGCTAGTTTTCAAAGTGAAATCTGGAGGTATGGCCAAAAAATGAGGTAAACTCACTCGATCACACTCATCCGCTAGTTTTCCAAGTAGGAGATACTCCAGGGCTGGTTTTAATCCCAATTAAGCTCACAGGGCCAGAGAATTATGTCATGTGGAGCAGGGCGATGAAATTGGCTCTTTGAGGAAAGGGTAAGCTAGGATTTGTAGACGGATCTTGTGTGAAAAGTAGATACAGAGGTAAATTAGTTGAACATTGGGAAAAATGTAACATGATAGTATTTTCATGGATTGGGACAACAGTTTCGATTGAGTTGATGTCGAGTATTGTGTATGCCTCAGATATGAGAAAAGTTTGGAATGATTTTTAGGAAaggtttgatagatcaggcctcACTAGAATTTATCACCTTTGTCTGCAATTGCAATAATGAGGTAGGGTACAGACTTGATAACTAGATACTACACAAAAATGGAAGACCTATAGGATGAATTGGATGTTCTCTCCCACTATCTTCCTGTGATTGTGAAAAGTCTAGGCCATATGTAGAACAATTAAAGTCACAACGTGTACTGCAATTTCACATGGGCCTAAATGAGAGTTCTGGCAATGTTAGAAGCAGCATCCTTGCTAGAAGACTAGTTGTGACTGTGAATGAGGCTTATGTTGTTGTTACTCAAGAAGAAAGCTAGAGATCACTAGGTGTAGTGGACACTCATAGGGATCTACTAACTATGCTTGCAGGAAGGACACAAGGTTTTAAGGAGAAGGCTACAGTATTGGTCTATGAACATTGTGGTTACAAAGGGCACTTAAAGGAGAAATATTACAATATTGTAGGATATCATTCATATTTCAAAAGCAAGAAGAAAACAAGTCAGTTTGGTAGAAACTCAAGGCAATCGAATATGAGAGCACAAGTTGGTGGAGGTTTCAGACCTTATTTCAATAATGGAGCTGTAGAAAGTCATATGCAAGGACATTTCTTCATTGAGGAAGAATATTCACAGCTTATGGGTTTATTGAACAAGCCACCACCAGTTGATGTACTACATATGCTATCTACTACATATGATTGTGAGTGGATAATTGATTCTGGAACTTCACACCACATTACACCCTGCAAAGAGTTATTAGAAGAGTTAAGGAATTTAGAGAAACAGCATGATAGTAGAGTACAAGTACCAATAGGAATTAAATCATCCATAACAAGTGCAAGCAGTACGGTGATCttaaaaagtcaaaaaatcaCAAATGTATTACATGTACCAAATTTCAAGTTCAATCTGCATTCAGTCTCAAAGCTAACCAAGGAATTACTATGTTCAGTCACCTTTTCTCCTAATTTCCGTGTATTTCAGGGACTCTATAATGGAAAGGTGATTGGGATCAGTAGAGAAAACAATGGCCTTTACATTCTACAAAGAGGGTAGAAGCCTACTGTATGTGCAACAATAACAAGGAATGATGAAAATGGAGCAGAACTATGGCACTTAAGACAAGGTCAACCATCAACAGTTGCAATGCAACACAACTAATCTAAAGAATAAAGCCAATGACATAGTGTAGGAACACTACCTAGTATGTCCAAttgttacgccccacaatattacgttgatattacatcctgcagtattacattacgatgatgttacgtttcgcagtattaaattacgacgatgtcgcaccctgtagtattgtacgttgaatttgtggtaaggtaattgacatcagtccaagtaagagattatttggagattataaagattatgctatttcacaagtgatgagtaaattcatgaaggtgaaaggggaagcaagtcaaagaaaatgaattttcgtcaaagtgtggcattttgggataaattatggcccgagctaaaacactcggtatttatggacaaGTGACATACaaagtactacatgaccatgctagtaaggtgtacaaggtatgttaaaagagagtagtattttaagtaagttgagatatttcttaattatgcgggtaattggttaattaccggataacgggatATTAcataattaattggggatatattggATAATTATTAAAAAGAATGAGGTGGCAGCCTCCCATGCAATTTGAATGACTCATATCTCAATTTTAAAGGTGGTAAATTTTAGAAGGGGTCTTTGCTAAGTTATCACCTAGTGGGGCCCACACCAACAAAGGTAAGACTTCCTAAAATTCAACTAAATTCATTCAAGAATGTGATCATTTTCAAAAAAGAAAGTGTACTGCAATTTCACAAGAATGATTAAGTCA contains:
- the LOC104231371 gene encoding uncharacterized protein encodes the protein MADDSKLWNVIYDRPFVPTNNLGDPVVAIPKMKKEFNDIDRKAIEQNFYAKKILMCSIGPDEYNKISACQSVKDIWEALQTTHEGTTQVKQSKIDMLTTEYELLKIKDDESIQDMHTRFTSIINELHSLGEIIPRNNLVRKILSVLPSSWESKVNVIIEAKDL